A window from Dromaius novaehollandiae isolate bDroNov1 chromosome 1, bDroNov1.hap1, whole genome shotgun sequence encodes these proteins:
- the ARFIP2 gene encoding arfaptin-2 gives MSDGIMSKAATMEIPISSNGDAGSLPEDDGLEQDLQQVMVSGPNLNETSIVSGGYGGTAEGIIPTSTIKGSGLHQPHPSPAVGGEEVVRGIAVEKFDIVKKWGINTYKCTKQLISERFGRGSRTVDLELETQIELLRETKRKYECVLQLARALTNHFYSLVQTQHALGDAFADLSQKSPELQEEFGYNAETQKLLCKNGETLLGAVNFFVSSINTLVNKTMEDTLMTVKQYETARLEYDAYRTDLEELSMGPRDASTLCRLDAAQSQFQSHKDKYEKLRADVAIKLKFLEENKIKVMHKQLLLFHNAISAYFAGNQQQLEQTLKQFNIKLKTPGAEKPSWLEEQ, from the exons ATGTCGGACGGGATCATGAGCAAGGCTGCCACCATGGAGATCCCCATCAGCAGCAACGGGGACGCCGGCAGCCTGCCAGAGGATGACGGCCTGGAGCAG GACCTGCAGCAGGTGATGGTGTCGGGGCCCAACCTCAACGAAACCAGCATTGTGTCTGGCGGCTATGGAGGCACCGCCGAGGGCATCATCCCCACCAGCACTATCAAAG GCTCCGGGCTGCaccagccccatcccagcccgGCCGTGGGAGGAGAGGAAGTTGTCCGTGGCATCGCAGTGGAGAAGTTTGACATCGTCAAGAAATGGGGCATCAACACGTACAAG TGCACCAAGCAGCTGATCTCGGAGAGGTTCGGCCGGGGCTCCCGCACGGTGGACCTGGAGCTGGAGACGCAAATCGAGCTGCTCCGGGAGACGAAGCGCAAGTACGAGTGTGTGCTGCAGCTCGCGCGGGCTCTCACCAACCACTTCTACAGCCTGGTGCAGACGCAGCATGCCCTGGGGGACGCCTTTGCGGACCTCAGCCAGAAGTCTCCCGAGCTGCAG GAGGAGTTTGGCTACAACGCAGAAACGCAGAAACTGCTCTGCAAGAATGGAGAAACACTACTGGGAGCAGTCAACTTCTTCGTCTCCAGCATCAACACACTGGTGAACAAGACCATGGAGGACACGCTCATGACAGTCAAACAGTACGAGACAGCCAG GCTGGAGTACGATGCGTACCGCACAGACCTGGAGGAGCTGAGCATGGGCCCGCGGGATGCCAGCACCCTGTGCCGGCTGGACGCAGCCCAGAGCCAGTTCCAGAGCCACAAGGACAAGTATGAAAAGCTGCGTGCTGACGTGGCCATCAAGCTGAAGTTCCTGGAGGAGAACAAG aTCAAGGTGATGCacaagcagctgctgctcttccacaaCGCCATCTCTGCCTACTTCGCGGGGAACCAGCAGCAGTTGGAGCAGACCCTCAAGCAGTTCAACATCAAGCTGAAGACCCCGGGTGCTGAGAAGCCCTCCTGGCTGGAGGAGCAGTGA
- the TIMM10B gene encoding mitochondrial import inner membrane translocase subunit Tim10 B yields the protein MEQHGEQQQQLRSLRDFLLVYNRMTELCFRRCVSNLNYRVLTRPEEMCLDSCAGKLVHSNHRLMSAYVALMPSIVQRRVAAYEASAAQAPASPAREVSEAPAALPSAGGPEAQPDLQVASGSGGATEGTSGAGT from the exons ATGGAGCAGCAcggggaacagcagcagcagctccgcagC CTGCGGGACTTCCTGCTGGTCTACAACCGCATGACTGAGCTCTGCTTCCGGCGCTGCGTCTCCAACCTGAACTACCGCGTGCTCACCAGGCCCGAG GAGATGTGCCTGGACAGCTGTGCTGGGAAACTGGTCCACTCCAACCACCGCCTCATGAGCGCCTACGTGGCGCTGATGCCCTCCATTGTGCAGCGCCGCGTCGCGGCCTACGAGGCCAGTGCGGCCCAGGCACCCGCCAGTCCTGCCAGGGAGGTGTCGGAGGCCCCGGCTGCCCTCCCCAGCGCCGGGGGCCCTGAGGCCCAGCCTGACTTGCAGGTGGCTTCTGGCAGTGGTGGAGCCACAGAGGGGACCTCAGGTGCTGGCACGTAG